A region of Oxyura jamaicensis isolate SHBP4307 breed ruddy duck chromosome 5, BPBGC_Ojam_1.0, whole genome shotgun sequence DNA encodes the following proteins:
- the SERPINA10 gene encoding protein Z-dependent protease inhibitor has translation MKTGIYLLLLCEICLEISKADIKPKTPKKDKKHNFLGRNKNDNISEEWHQHRNFSKPLEEQDLEEFTLYNFTEKTANFGFNLYRKIAMTHDNNVIISPLSVSNLMATYMLAAKGETHRQIVKGLNLHAFKDRDHHYLPSLFKQLKDNITMNEELLFEQGILSFIQKNFIVREDFLNLSKQYFDMEFLHVDFQNNTQAKSVINQNINQRTKGKIPEIFEELDRHNKLLLVDYILFKGKWLYPFNSKFTEMETFHINKYRSVQVPMMFKSDKVNSTFDENLRCNVIKLPYKGKAYMLVVIPEKEGDYISLEDHLTTDLVESWLANMKSRKMDISFPKFKLEQKYKMKKLLYALGIKNIFSRTADLSHLTDQEYVTVSQVVQKAVIEVDEKGTEATAATGSEIIAFSAPPVIKVDRPFLFMIFEETFKTLLFIGRVVDPTEM, from the exons ATGAAAACAGGAATTTATTTACTCCTTTTATGTGAAATATGTCTTGAAATCAGCAAGGCTGACATCAAACCTAAAACTCCGAAGAAGGACAAAAAGCATAATTTcttaggaagaaataaaaatgacaatatttctgaagaatggCATCAGCATAGAAATTTCTCTAAACCTTTGGAAGAACAAGATCTTGAAGAGTTCACTCTTTACAACTTCActgaaaagacagcaaattTTGGATTCAATCTCTACAGAAAAATTGCAATGACACATGATAACAATGTCATAATTTCTCCCCTTTCTGTATCAAATCTCATGGCTACATATATGCTGGCAGCCAAAGGGGAAACACACAGACAAATAGTAAAAGGTCTGAACCTTCATGCTTTTAAGGACAGAGATCACCACTATTTACCATCTTTGTTCAAACAACTGAAAGATAACATCACAATGAATGAAGAGCTTCTCTTTGAGCAAGGTATTCTTTCCTTTATCCAAAAGAACTTCATAGTCAGGGAAGATTTCCTCAATTTATCGAAGCAGTACTTTGATATGGAATTCCTGCATGTGGACTTTCAGAACAATACACAGGCAAAATCTgttataaatcaaaatattaacCAAAGgaccaaaggaaaaatcccagaGATTTTTGAAGAGCTCGACCGCCATAATAAGCTGTTACTTGTGGACtacattttgtttaaag GCAAGTGGCTCTATCCATTTAATTCCAAATTCACAGAAATGGAAACCTTCCACATAAACAAGTACAGAAGTGTACAGGTACCCATGATGTTCAAGTCAGATAAAGTTAATTCAACCTTTGATGAGAATTTAAGATGCAACGTGATAAAACTCCCCTACAAAGGCAAAGCCTACATGCTGGTTGTCATTCCAGAAAAGGAGGGAGATTACATTTCACTTGAAGACCATTTGACAACAGACCTTGTGGAATCCTGGCTTGCAAACATGAAGAGCAG gaaaatggatatttcatttccaaagtTCAAActagaacaaaaatacaaaatgaagaaattgctttatgctcttggaattaaaaatatcttttcacgTACAGCAGATCTTAGTCATCTCACAGACCAAGAATATGTAACAGTTTCACAG GTTGTCCAAAAGGCTGTAATTGAAGTGGATGAAAAAGGAACGGAGGCCACAGCAGCTACGGGGTCAGAAATAATTGCATTCTCAGCACCTCCTGTCATTAAAGTAGACCGACCATTTCTGTTCATGATTTTTGaagaaacttttaaaactttacTTTTCATTGGCAGGGTGGTTGATCCAACTGAAATGTGA